Proteins from a single region of Urocitellus parryii isolate mUroPar1 chromosome 4, mUroPar1.hap1, whole genome shotgun sequence:
- the Rplp2 gene encoding large ribosomal subunit protein P2 isoform X2: protein MRYVASYLLAALGGNASPSAKDIKKILDSVGIEADDDRLNKVINELHGKNIEDVIAQGIGKLASVPAGGAVAVSAAPGSAAPAAGSAPAAEEKKDEKKEESEESDDDMGFGLFD, encoded by the exons ATGCGCTACGTTGCCTCTTACCTGCTGGCCGCCCTCGGGGGCAACGCCTCCCCCAGCGCCAAGGACATCAAGAAGATCCTGGACAGCGTGGGCATCGAGGCGGACGACGATCGGCTCAACAAG GTCATCAATGAGCTGCATGGGAAAAACATTGAAGATGTCATAGCCCAGG GCATTGGCAAACTTGCCAGTGTGCCTGCTGGAGGAGCTGTGGCTGTTTCTGCTGCCCCTGGCTCTGCAGCTCCTGCTGCTGGATCTGCCCCTGCTGCAG AGGAGAAGAAGgatgagaagaaagaagagtcTGAGGAGTCTGATGATGACATGGGATTTGGGCTATTTGATTAA
- the Rplp2 gene encoding large ribosomal subunit protein P2 isoform X1 codes for MRYVASYLLAALGGNASPSAKDIKKILDSVGIEADDDRLNKVINELHGKNIEDVIAQGIGKLASVPAGGAVAVSAAPGSAAPAAGSAPAAAEEKKDEKKEESEESDDDMGFGLFD; via the exons ATGCGCTACGTTGCCTCTTACCTGCTGGCCGCCCTCGGGGGCAACGCCTCCCCCAGCGCCAAGGACATCAAGAAGATCCTGGACAGCGTGGGCATCGAGGCGGACGACGATCGGCTCAACAAG GTCATCAATGAGCTGCATGGGAAAAACATTGAAGATGTCATAGCCCAGG GCATTGGCAAACTTGCCAGTGTGCCTGCTGGAGGAGCTGTGGCTGTTTCTGCTGCCCCTGGCTCTGCAGCTCCTGCTGCTGGATCTGCCCCTGCTGCAG CAGAGGAGAAGAAGgatgagaagaaagaagagtcTGAGGAGTCTGATGATGACATGGGATTTGGGCTATTTGATTAA
- the Pnpla2 gene encoding patatin-like phospholipase domain-containing protein 2 yields MFPKEAKWNISFAGCGFLGVYHIGVASCLREHAPFLVANATHIYGASAGALTATALVTGACLGEAGANIIEVSKEARKRFLGPLHPSFNLVKTIRGCLLKTLPADSHERASGRLGISLTRVSDGENVIITHFDSKDELIQANVCSTFIPVYCGLIPPSLQGVRYVDGGISDNLPLYELKNTITVSPFSGESDICPQDSSTNIHELRVTNTSIQFNLRNLYRLSKALFPPEPMVLREMCKQGYRDGLRFLRRNGLLNRPNPLLALPPTRPCDPKEEDTQEATAVTEKTGAEDHLQPPREDHILDHLPARLNEALLEACVEPRDLMTTLSNMLPVRLATAMMVPYTLPLESAVSFTIRLLEWLPDVPEDIRWMKEQTGSICQYLVMRAKRKLGSHLPSRLSEQMELRRAQSLPSVPLSCATYSEALPSWVRNNLSLGDALAKWEECQRQLLLGLFCTNVAFPPDALRMRTPAGPTPTDPMPPQHPPGLPPC; encoded by the exons ATGTTCCCCAAGGAGGCCAAGTGGAACATCTCGTTCGCGGGCTGCGGCTTCCTCGGCGTCTACCACATCGGCGTGGCCTCCTGCCTCCGCGAGCACGCGCCCTTCCTGGTGGCCAACGCCACGCACATCTACGGCGCCTCAGCCGGGGCGCTCACGGCCACGGCGCTGGTCACCGGGGCCTGCCTGG GCGAGGCAGGTGCCAACATCATTGAGGTGTCCAAGGAGGCCCGGAAGAGGTTCCTGGGTCCCCTGCACCCCTCCTTCAACCTGGTGAAGACCATCCGTGGCTGTCTGCTGAAGACTCTGCCCGCTGACAGCCATGAGCGTGCCAGTGGGCGCCTGGGCATCTCTCTGACCCGTGTCTCAGATGGAGAGAACGTCATTATAACCCACTTCGACTCCAAGGACGAGCTCATCCAG GCCAACGTCTGCAGCACGTTCATCCCCGTGTACTGTGGCCTCATTCCACCCTCCCTCCAAGGGGTG CGTTATGTGGATGGCGGCATTTCAGACAACCTGCCACTCTATGAGCTGAAGAACACCATCACGGTGTCCCCCTTCTCGGGAGAGAGTGACATCTGCCCACAGGACAGCTCCACCAACATCCATGAGCTCCGGGTCACCAACACCAGCATCCAGTTCAACCTGCGCAACCTGTACCGCCTCTCCAAGGCCCTCTTCCCTCCAGAACCCATG GTACTTCGAGAGATGTGCAAACAGGGCTACAGGGATGGTCTGCGCTTCCTGCGGAGGAACG GCCTCCTGAACAGGCCCAACCCCTTGCTGGCACTGCCTCCCACCCGCCCCTGTGACCCAAAGGAGGAAGACACCCAGGAGGCTACTGCGGTCACAGAGAAGACTGGAGCAGAGGACCACTTGCAGCCGCCCAGGGAAGATCACATCCTAGACCACCTGCCTGCCCGGCTCAATGAGG CCCTGCTGGAAGCCTGCGTGGAGCCCAGGGACCTGATGACCACTCTGTCCAACATGCTGCCAGTGCGTCTGGCCACAGCTATGATGGTGCCCTACACGCTGCCACTGGAGAGTGCTGTGTCCTTCACCATTCG CTTGCTGGAGTGGCTGCCTGATGTTCCAGAGGACATCCGATGGATGAAGGAGCAGACGGGCAGCATCTGCCAATACCTGGTGATGCGTGCCAAGAGGAAGCTGGGCAGCCACCTGCCCTCCAG GCTCTCGGAGCAGATGGAGCTGCGCCGTGCCCAGTCACTGCCCTCCGTGCCACTGTCCTGTGCCACCTACAGCGAGGCACTGCCCAGCTGGGTGCGCAACAACCTCTCACTTGGGGATGCGCTGGCCAAGTGGGAGGAGTGCCAGCGTCAGCTGCTGCTGGGTCTCTTCTGCACCAATGTGGCCTTCCCTCCGGATGCCTTGCGCATGCGCACCCCTGCCGGCCCCACCCCCACAGACCCcatgcccccacagcacccaccGGGCCTGCCTCCTTGCTGA